A genomic stretch from Malus domestica chromosome 15, GDT2T_hap1 includes:
- the LOC103415604 gene encoding protein DCL, chloroplastic-like, producing the protein MASLSRSPPLLHHHINSLILHPCPLTLSFPFLKAKSPHPRLCALKTGADGGSRIGRPETPGPDPELLRKPVVSSGKDMDGNSEEDEGEDGKWVDWEDKILEDTVPLVGFVRMILHSGKYESGDRLSPEHQKTVLQRLLPFHPDAKKKIGSGIDYITVGYHPDFESSRCLFIVQKDGTLVDFSYWKCIKGLIRKNYPLYADSFILRHFRKRRRGL; encoded by the exons ATGGCATCTCTCTCCAGATCACCGCCGCTCCTCCACCACCACATAAACTCCCTCATCCTCCACCCCTGCCCCCTAACTCTATCCTTCCCTTTCCTCAAAGCGAAGTCGCCCCACCCCCGCCTCTGCGCCCTGAAGACCGGAGCCGACGGGGGAAGCAGAATTGGGAGGCCCGAGACGCCGGGGCCCGACCCGGAACTGCTCCGGAAGCCGGTGGTGTCGTCTGGGAAGGACATGGATGGGAATTCGGAGGAAGATGAGGGAGAAGACGGGAAGTGGGTCGATTGGGAGGATAAGATTTTGGAGGACACGGTTCCGCTGGTAGGGTTTGTGAGGATGATTCTTCATTCGGGGAAGTATGAGAGTGGAGATAGATTGAGTCCTGAACATCAGAAGACTGTTCTCCAAAGGCTGCTTCCGTTTCATCCTGATGCTAAGAAGAAGATCGGTTCTGGGATCGATTATATCACG GTTGGTTATCACCCGGATTTTGAAAGCTCAAGATGTTTGTTCATTGTTCAAAAGGACGGAACACTAGTCGACTTTTCATATTGGAAATGCATAAAGGGGCTGATAAGGAAGAATTATCCTTTATACGCAGACAGCTTCATTCTCAGACATTTCCGAAAGCGCAGACGCGGTTTATGA